The Haloplanus sp. GDY1 genomic sequence TTTCGATCGCCGCGTTCGTGGTGCTGGTACGTCGTCCGTGGGATGCCACAGTCAAACTGTGATAGTGCGAGTGCCTCGCGGATACGTCGGAGTGGTACGGAAACATCCGGAATGATGTCGGTATTCGTATTCTCGGAAACGTCCGCGAACGCGGTTGACGCGACCGTCTTTCGTTCGGTGACGAATCCGATCTCTTCGACGTAGCTGACGAAGTCGGTTCCGCTGATCCGAAGCCGGTAACTCCCGTTTTGACGACCTCCGAGCGAAGCCTCGATTCCGAGGCCGAGCAACAGACTGCGGACGCCTTCGAGTAACTCCCGGCTCATCGACGCTACGGTAATTTCGCGCTCCTTTCGTGAGACGTGCCCCTCACCTTCGACGTATGCCTTCAGGAATGCCTGTTTGATTGAGGGACTGGCGCGGAACAGACAATCTGGAACGCGTTGATCAGCCGAGCGTTTCAGAATTGCCGGTTCGATTTCTCTGAGGAAGTCGACGAATTCGACCGAGGAACAGCCGATCATCTCGACGCCGTCTCGATCATGGTGTGGCTTGCGCCACCAGTGCAGACCGAGCAGATCGAGACAATCGGCGACGTCACTGAGGACCGCTTCGTCGGCGTTCGTAATTGTTGCTGTCGCGCTTGATGCGGGTCCAGTTACGTGTCCTTCTCCAATCTGATACCCGAGCAATCGGGCCAGTTCCGGGGACAATTTTTCGGGGGTGTCGATTCGATTTGCCGGGCCACTTTTCACGCGATAATGATCGATATCGAGCGAGTCGTCCCACTCGCTATCGAGACGCCTCGGAAGTGCGATGAACCTCCCTTCGTTCAGTTCTTCGGCGTTCTGGGGCTCCATTCCGAGATTATTCCGAACGAACAGAGGGTGTGACGGCGTTACCTCCACCTCGCGACCGGATTTGGTGCGAATGCGGTACATCCGCTCGGGCGCTTCCCGTTTCCACACCTTCGTCGCCTGTCCGACGGTGATGTTCCCGTCGGCAGTCACCGTCTGGACGGAGAAATCGACCGGCTCGTACACTCCGTCGTCGACCGATACCGGATTTTCCAGCCGCGATTCGACGAGTTCTCCGAGCGTTCGCACCGTCCCGTCTCCGAGAACGATCTTGGTATCATGTTTCTGACATTTTCCCGTACCGGGATCACCGATCAACAGCATGTGCAGGTCCCCCCGGATCCGCGATCCGTCGGGGAGGTTCTTCGTCACCCCCGAGAACAACTGGAGGATCATCGCGAGTTTCTCCTGGTCGTAGCCGTAGATGGAGGGGGCCACGGAGGCGACCATCTCGTCGTAGATGTCGGGGTGGTTCGAGAGGTCGACGATGTCCTTCTTGTCCGCCTCGCTGATCTCCATCTCCTCGAACTGTTCGTCCTCGATCTGGACGCTCACCCCGTCCATGTAGAGGTCGAACAGCTGTGATTTCTCGTTGCCGTCGGTGACCTGCTCGATGTGGAGGACGCCGGTGACGGTGACGTGGTCGCCGGCGGTCACCTCGCCGGTGATGTCGTCCTCGATGTCGACGTCGATGCTCTGGGGCGTCTCGCCGCCGCGGAGGCCCTCCGGGCTCTCCTGTACCCGGAGCTTCTGGGAGTCGACGAACTCCGACTGGTCGTAGTTGACCCGGAAGGGGCCCTGTCGCTCGCAGCCCTGACACTCGTGGGGTTCCTGGAAGCCGCCGTCGGACTGGGGGATGTAGGTCATCGTGCCACAGCGCTGGCACTCGAAGGCGGCCTCGGTGATCTTCGGCCGGACGTCGGTCGCCTTCCGGATGATGCCCGAGACGGCGATCATCCGGCCGACGTGGTTGTCGTGGACGCGGATGGAGCGGATGTCGACGGTGTCGGGGAGGTTCCGCAGGCGGACGTGGGCCTGGCCGAGGGAGACGTCCGCGGGCAGGTCGTACACGCGCAGGGCCTCCTCCGCGAACTCGCCGATCTGATCGGGCTGGGAGAGGAAGTCGTCGGCGAGGTCCTGATCGAACTGGTAGAGGTCGTCGTAGTCGACGTGCAGCGAGCGCTGTTCGTTGGGGTAGCGCTGTGCGAGGCGACTGATCTCGTCGCGGTAGTAGTTCCGATAGAAGCGAACGAACCGGTCGATCAACTCCTGGTTCTGCGACGACTGCGCCATTGCTACTCGGTCGTGCCGGATCGCCTAAGAGTCTTCGCTCGGTCGCCGATCAGAACGACACGTCCGTCTCGATGTCCTCGGCCGCCTCCCGCAGGCCGTCCTCGCGGGAGTCGCTGGCGAGGCGCCCCTCGAGGTCGGCGTCCGTCAGGAGTTCCGCGAACGCGTCGCGGAAGCGGTCGTTCGCGCGGGTGGCCTCGCGCTCCGTCTCGCGAACCGCCGCGTCCTCGTTCGCCCGGTCGGCGTCGCGAACGAGGTGACAGTCGAGTCGCGCCCGGCGGACGGTCTCGGTGGAGACGTCGAGGGCGTCCGCGAGTGCCGCGTCGTCGTCGCCGTCGTAGAACTCCCGGATCAGGCGGACGTAGGCGTCCGTCCGGAGCTCCGTCTCGAAGTCGTAGCGCTCGCGCATGGTCCGGACGAGGTCACGCAGGCGGGCGTCCACCGCCTCGGGGTCGTCCGCGTCGACGAGCGAACCGCGGGATTCGGCCTGTCGCTCCGTGACCGTCTCCTCGCCCGTCGCGTCGAGAAAGATGTCCCGTAGCTCCGCGGTCTCGTCGTCCATGCTTCAGGAAGTCCGTTCGTGGGCAAAAACCCATCGCCGGGTCGTTCGGAGCGGCTCCCGGTCGGCGCCGACCCCCAGGCGTCCATGACCGTGGCCGGGGGGCCGAGCGGCGACCGCTCCGGCTTCGTCAACCACCACAAACTAAGTGGTTTACGAAAGTCGGGGTCGGTATGACCGCCACGACGGACTCGGTCGAACTGGTCGGCGAGGAGGTGACCGGCAACGTCGCCCGCGCGGTGCTGTTCGCGGCCGCGACGAGCGCGACGGCGCCGGTGGACATGGTCCACCCGCTCGCGCCGAACGTCCCCATCACGCTCCAGACGCTGTGGGTGTATCTCGCGGGCATCGTCCTCGGCCCCCTGTGGGCGGGCGTGGCGTTCACGCTCTACCTGCTCGCCGGACTGATCGGGCTGCCGGTGTTCGCCGGCGGCAACGCCGGTCTCGGCGTCATCCTCGGCCCCACCGGCGGCTTCCTGATCGGCTTCCCGCTCGGCGCGATGACCATCGGCGCCGTCGCCCACGGGACCGACGGCCTCACCGCCCCCGGCGAGGTTCCCGTGCCGCGACTCGTCCTCGCCTTGCTCGCCGGCACGGCCGTCGTCTACGCCGCCGGCGCCGTTGGCTACGCCGTCGTGCAGGCCATCGGCCTCGTGGCCGCCGTCTCGGCCGTCGTCGTGCCCTTCCTGCCCGTGGCGGGGCTGAAGATGGCCGGCACCGTCGCCATCGTCCGCAGCGAGGCCATCGTCGCTCGATGACGATTGCGGTCGAGGACTACACCTACCGGTACGGCGACGACGTCCTCGCCGTCGACGGCGTCTCGCTGACCGTCGACGACGGCGAGTTCCTCGTCCTCGCCGGCGCCAACGGCTCGGGGAAGACCACGCTCGTCCGCGGGTTCAACGGCCTGCTGACGCCCGCCGAGGGGTCGGTGCGCGTGAACGGCCGCCCGGTCGACGACGACCCCGTCGCCGCCCGGTCGAGCGTCGGCATGGTGTTCCAGAACCCCCGCGACGGCTTCGTCGCCGCCACCGTCGGCGCCGACGTGGCCTTCGGCCCCGAGAACCTCGGCCTCGCGCGGGCGGACATCGACCGCCGGGTGGCGGACGCCCTCGACGCCGTCCGCATGGCCGGCCGGGGCGAGGAGCGCATCGACGAACTCTCCGGCGGCGAACGCGAGCGCGTCGCCATCGCGGGCGCGCTGGCGATGGAGCCCGACCACCTCGTCCTCGACGAACCCTTCACCGGCCTGGACTGGGCGGCCCGGCAGTCCGTGCTGGAGCGACTGCGCGCGCTCCACGCCGACGGCGTGGGGGTCGTCGTCGTCACCCACGACCTGCGCGACGTCGCGGCGCTCGCGGACCGAACCGTCGTCCTCGCGGACGGGACGATCGCGCTCGATTCGGCCGACCCCGCTCCCGACGACCTCACCGCCCTCGGCGTCCGGCCACCATGATCCGGTACGTCGCCGGCGACACCCCCGTCCACCGCCTCGATCCCCGAACCAAGCTGTTCGTGCAGGCGGCCGTCGCCGTCGCGGCCTTCGCGCACACGACACCCCGGGGACTGGCGCTGCTGACCGCGTTCGTCGCCGGCGTCTGCTGGCTGGCGGCCACGCCCGTCCTCGCCAGCCTGCGCTCCTACCGCGCCTTCCTCCCCTTCCTCGTCGCGGGACCGGCCGTCGAGGGGGCGACCCTCGGCGCGCCGTGGTTCGTCCCCGCGGACGCCGTGGCGCCCGCGCTGGCGAGCTATCGGGTGGTCCTCCTCCTGCTGGTCTCGACGGCGTACATCCGCACCACCCGCGTCCGCGAGTCGCGGGCCGCCATCCAGTGGCTGCTGCCGGGTCGCCCCGGCGTCGTCCTCGGTGCCGGCGTCGGGTTCGTCCTCCGATTTCTCCCCGTGCTCCGGGACGACCTGTCGACCATCCGGCAGGCGATGGACGCCCGCCTCGGCTCCGAGCGGTCGCTCCGCGAGCGGATCCGCCTGATCGGCGTCACCGGCCTCCGCCGGGTGTTCGTCCGCGCCGACCGCTTCGCGCTCGCCCTGCAGGCCCGGTGTTTCGCCTGGAACCCGACGCTGCCCGAACTCGATCCGACGTGGCGGGACTGGCCCGCGCTCCTCGTCGGCGTCGGCGCGCTCGCGTGGGCCGTCTGGTGACGCTCACCGGGCGTATTCGACGACGCTCCCCGCGGCTGGCCGTCGTGAGACGGGTGACCGCGCCGTCGACGAAGCCCCCCCCCTCCGTTTTGAGTTCCCCGAGCCGCCGCCTTCGGACAGCGAGGTGGTACGGCCTCGGACTCGACGCAGTCATCAGACACGCGGGGTCCCGGCGGTCCAGCAAAGACTTTGCCGGTTCGGGGTACACGGCGGACCATGCATAGCTTCCCTGGCGAGGACTGCCGCTGCGAGGAAGTACACGGCGGACACGGCCACGAAGGACGGGGAGACAGAGACGGTGTCTGCGACAACTGCGGAAGCGAACTGGAATGGACGCTTGCCGTTGACGGCGTCCAACGCCGCGTCTGTCCCAACTGCGACGAGTAGCGAACGAAGCGTTCGATTTCTGAGTGTCTATGGCAGAATCCGACCGCCTCAGCGAGTGTATCGAGCGGATCGACTCGTCGTTTGTGGCGCGAAAGCGGACTCCCGAGTGGGCCAAGTGGGCATCCGGTGTCATCTCGCCGGTATAGCACCGAGGGGTGCCAGTCGGGGTCCCGATGAACTGGGAGTCACGCGCGTCACGTCGTCGTTCACGACTGGGTGCACAAGGCCGATCTACCGCCGATTTCGACGGTGAGTGCGGATCAACTCGCGGATGCGAGTGGACGGCGAAGAGGTGGCTATCGGTCTCGGCGGGGATACCGGGAGCACCGAACCGGACGAGTGACGACCGTGGAAGCTAGACCGTAGTTCGATCCTCCGGCACATCCCTCTGAAATAGTTCGCTCCGTCTGTTTTCGCCCGGCGTGCCAACCTTTAACCTCCACCTGGGTCGCCCACTACGTATGCCCGTCCTCCAAACCGTCACCCGGGAGACGTTCTGGACCATCGGTCCGGTCGGCGAGGCCGCCTTCTACTACCTCGCGGCCGTCGCCGTCCTCGTCTTCCTGTACGGCGTCTACGCGCGGGTCCGCACCTACGCCGCGGCGCCGGCCGACCCCTTCGACCGCCTCGACGACCTGCCCGGGCGCGTCGCCCGCGCCACCCGCCTCCTGCTCACGAACGAGGCGCAGTTCGACCGCGACGTCTACGCCGGCGTGATGCACACGTTCATCGTGTGGGGGTTTCTCACCCTGCTCATCGGGACGACCATCCTCGCGGTCGACATGGACGTCTGGACGAAGCTCCTGGGTCGGGACTCCTTTTTCGTCGGCGACTTCTACCTCTCGTACTCGCTGGTGATGGACGCGATGGGGCTGCTGTTCGTCGTCGGCGTCGGCATGGCGCTCTGGCGGCGCTACGGCGTCCGCGACCCGCGCCTGTGGGGGAAACACACCGACCTCGAGGACGACGCCTTCGTCTGGACGCTCTTCGTCCTCGGCGTCGGCGGCTACGTCGTCGAGGCGCTTCGCATCCTCGGCACCGGGTTCCCGGCCTTCGAGACGGTGAGTTTCGTCGGCTACGGCCTCGCGCTCGCGGGCCGGGCCGCCGGCGTCGCCCCGGGGACCGCCGAGGCCGTCTACACCGTCGCGTGGTGGAGCCACGCCCTGCTGGCGCTCGGGTTCGTCGCCCTCCTCCCCTACGCCAAACCCGTCCACATGCTCACCTCGATGGCGAACGTGGTGACCCGGGACGGGAAGGCGGGCAAGCGGCTGCCGGGCGTCCCCGCCGACGCCGACCCCGCGGACATCGGCACCGGCTCCGTCGACGACTTCACCTGGCGCGAACTCCTCGATCAGGACGCCTGCACCACCTGCGGCAGGTGTTCGTCGGTCTGTCCCGCGGAGGAGGTGGGCCGCAACCTCGACCCCCGGGACGTGATCCTCGACCTGAAGGCCTACCGCGAGCGGCGAGCGGCGGGCGAGGGCGAGGACCTGCCCATCGTCGCCGACGGCGGCGAGAGCGTGATCGCCGCCGAGTCCATGAACGCCTGTCTCTCCTGTATGGCCTGCATGGACGCCTGTCCCGTCGACATCGAGCACGTCCGGCAGTTCACGGGCATGAACCGCCGGCTCACCGAGTCGGGGCAGATGGACCCCCACGTGCAGGACGCGATGATGAACGCCTTCCAGCAGGGCAACGTCTTCGGCGACCCCGCCCGGAAGCGCCCCGAGTGGACCGACGCCCTCGACTTCGAGGTGCCCGACGCTCGCGAGGAGTCGGTCGAGTTGCTGTGGTACGTCGGCGACTACCCCTCCTACGACGACCGGAACCGGCGGGTCGCACGGTCGCTCGCCCGCATCTTCGAGGCCGCGGACGTCTCCTACGGCATCCTCTACGAGGACGAGGCCAACGACGGCAACGACGTGCGCCGCGTCGGCGAGGAGGGGCTCTACGAGATGCTCGTCGAGGACAACGCCGCCGCCGTCGCGGACGCCGAGTTCGAGGAGATCGTCTGCACCGACCCGCACAGCTACAACACCTTCACCCACGAGTACCCCGAGATGGCCGCGGAGTTCGACTACCCCGTCTCCCACTACACCGAGGTGGTCGAACGCCTCGTCCGCGAGGGGCGCCTCGACGTGCCCGCCTCCCTCGACCGGACCGTCACGTACCACGACCCCTGTCACCTCGGGCGCATGAACGACGTCTACGAAGCGCCCCGCGACCTGGTGTGCGCGACGGGCGCGACCCTCGCCGAGATGCCGCGCAACCGCTCGGACTCCTTTTGCTGTGGCGGCGGCGGGGGCGGCGTCTGGACCGAAGTCGAGGAGGAGGTGAAGCCGAGCGAGGAGCGCCTTCGCGAAGCCGTGGCGGACACCGCGGGCGACGTTGAGTCGTTCGTCGTCGCCTGCCCCATGTGTACGACCATGTTCGAGGACGGCCGCAAGACGGGCGGGTTCGAGGACGACGTGGAGATTCTGGATCTGACGGAGTTGCTGGTGGAGGCGATGGACGCCGACGCCCCGGCCGTGGCCGACTGAGCGCCCGGCTTTTTTGCTCGCTCGCGACGTGGTGGGCGGTGTGTCCCTCACTCCCGAGCCCCCGCCGGCCTCCCTCGAACGCCGACGGATCGCCGTCTTCTGTCTCGTCGCCTTCGGCCTCTCGTGGACCGTCGGCCTCGCCATCTACCTGACCGGCGGCCTCCGCGACAGCCCGGTCCTGCTCGGGACGCCGCGGATCACGCTCGCCGTCGCCCTCCTCGCGACGGGCTACATGTGGGGCCCCGCCGTCGCCAACGCCGTCACCCGCGTCGTCACCGACGAGGGGTGGACGGACCTCCGTCTGCGACCCCGCCGTGCGGAGTGGCCGGTGTGGGTCGTCGCCTGGGTCGCTCCCGTCGCCCTCGTCCTCGTCGGCGTCGGCGCCTACGCCCTCCTCCTTCCGGCGCACCTCGATCCGACGCTCGGGACGCTCCGGTCGGCGCTCGGCCTCCCCGCGGGGGCGCCGCTCCCCGCGAGTCCGCCCGTCCTCGTCGGCCTCGTCGTCGCCCAGGCCCTCCTCGTCGCACCGGTGGTCAACGCCCCCTTCGCGTTCGGCGAGGAGTTCGGCTGGCGGGGCTACCTCCTCCCGAAACTCCTGCCGCTCGGCTGGCGTCGCGCCGTCCTCGTCTCGGGTGCCGTCTGGGGCGTCTGGCACTGGCCCGTGATCGCGATGGGGTACAACTACGGGCTCGACTACCCCGGAGCGCCGTGGACGGGGCTGCTCGCGATGACGTGGTTCACCGTCGTCGTCGGCGCCTTCCTCGCGTGGGTGACGATCCGCGCGGGGAGCGTCTGGCCGGCCGTCGTCGGCCACGCCGTCGTCAACGGCGTCGGGGGGCTCGGCGTCCTCCTCGTGTCCGGGAATCCGACGCCCCTGCTCGGCCCGGCGGCGGTGGGCGTCGTCGCCACGCTAGGCTGGGCCGCCGCCGCCGTCGCCGTCCTGCGCCGCGACGAAGAGCCCGAACGCCGATGAGCCGAGGGGACGGCGCTTCCGGGCGACGAGGCGGTCGAGGACGAGGACGGCGGCCGTGAGTCCGAGAAGCCCCGCCAGCAGGCCGACCGCGACGGCCCACCCGGCGGCGTCGGCCGTCGAGCCGACGACCAGCGGCCCGAGCGCCCCGAGCAGGATGTAGCCCGTCCGGAAGAGTCCGAAGCCGACGCCGCGTTCGGCGTCGGCCAGCGCGTCGACCGCTCGCGACTGGACCGGCGGCCCCCACGCCATCGCGGCGCCGACGAGCGCCACCGCGGGGGCCGCGAGCGCGAGTCGCGTGGTGAGCGCGAGGGTCGCGTAGCCGGCGGCGCCGGCGGCGAACAGCACGGCGACCACGGTCTCCCGGCCCACGAGGTCCGACGCCCGCCCGCTCACCGGCTGGAACGCCGCCACGACGACGAAGTACGCCGAGAACAGCAGCCCCGCTCGCGCCATCGAGAGCCCGTGGTGGTCGACGAGGAAGACGGGGAGCAGGGAGACGGTCGCGAGCGCGGCGAACTCCCCGACGACGGCGAGGAAGACGGCGAACGCGACGGGCGGTCGCGAGAGGACGCCGACCAGCGCCCGCGGGTCGACCGTCCGGCCGCCGTCGGTCGTCGCCGTCGGCCGTTCCCCCTCCCTGCCCGCGACCACCACGGCCACGAGCGCGGCGGCGACGAGCGCCCCGCTCCCGACGACGCCCCGCCACCCGAACCGGGCGCCGAGCAGCGTCGCGAGGACGGGCGCGGCCAGCCCCGCGACCTGCCCCCCGACGCGGTGGACGCCGATGACGCCCCCCGTCGCGTCGAAGCGGTCGGTCAGCAGCGCCGTCGCCGGCGTGTAGTACAGCCCCGCCCCCGCGCCGAGCAGCAGGGCGAAGGCGGCGAACGCGAGGAGGGAGGGAGCGGCGGCGAGGGCGACGGCCCCGACGGCCGTACAGGCCAGCGCGGCGAGCACCACCCGCCGCGGCCCGTACCGGTCGCCGGCGGCGCCGCTCGGCAACTGCGTGACGGCGTACACCAGCCACATCCCGGTGAGGACTGCCCCGACCGTGCCGCTGGTGACGCCGAACGTCTCCCGGAGCGAGGGGACGACCGGACTGACGAGCAACTGCGCGAGCCGGACCGCGAAGTACGACCCCACACAGACCGACAGCGCCGTGTGGCGCTCGTCCCACCCGCCCGACGACAACTGTGACATCTGTTGTCATGGATAACAGTCTATAGTAATATATATTTTCGCACCGGCCGGAGCTTCCGCCCGCCGAGGCCGCCGACCTCCGGTCCCTGTCGTCCGCGAACGGGCCGCTCCGCCCCCCGAACCGGGGTTCGCCGGAACGAACCGGACCACTAATGTGGGCGAGGTGTGATTGTCGGGGTGACTGACCGTGTCGAACCCGTTCGCAGCCCGAGCCGTTCCGTCGTGATCGACCACGAGTCCCTTCTCGCCCGCTCGACCGACGTCGTCTCCGTCGTCGACGCCGACGGGGTCGTGAAGTACCAGAGCCCGTCGGTCGAGCGCGTCCTCGGCTACGACCAGGAGGCGTTGCTCGACGAGTGTCTCCTCGAATACGTCCACCCGGAGGACCGGGAGGCGGTCCGCCACATCTTCGCGGCGACGGACTCGGTCGGCACGGAACGCGACTCGGTCGAACACCGGTTCCGACACGCCGACGGATCCTGGGTCTGGCTGGAGACCCGCCGCTCGCCCGACTACGACGCCGACGCCGGCGGCTACGTCAGCACCTCCCGCGACGTCACCCGTCGAAAGCGCACCGAGCGCGAGCGCGAGCGCCTGCTCGACCGCATGGGCGACGGGTTCCTCGGCATCGACGACGACTGGCAGGTGACCTACCTCAACGACGAGGCCGAGCGCCTGCTCGACACGTCCGCCGAGGCCCTCGTGGGCGAGGACGTCCGGGAGTCGCTGGAACACGAGACCCCCGCCGTCTTCCACGACCAGTACCGCGAGGCGATGACGACACAGGAGCCGGTCTCCTTCGAGTCACACGTGCCGGCGCTCGACGCCACCATCGAGGTCCGGGTCTTCCCCTCCCCGACGGGGCTGTCGGTGTACTTCCGCGACGTGACCGAGGCCAGGCGGATCAAGCGGGAACTGGAGCGAACGGTCGAGACGCTCCACGGGCTCCACGAGATCGCGGCCGCGACCGATCTGACGCTCGCCGAGAAGCAGTCCCGGCTGCTCGAAACCGGTCGCCGACATCTCGATCTGCCGTACGGGTTCGTCACGCGCATGACCGACGACAAGCAGGTCATCGTCGACGCCGTCGGGGACCACTCGCTGCTCCGCGCCGGCAACTCCTGTCCCATCGAGGAGTCCTACTGCCGGAAGACCCTCGAAACCGACGGCCTGCTCGCCATCCGCGACGCCGCCGACGCCGGGTGGGAGGACGACCCCGCCTACGAGCGGTTCGACCTCGGCTCGTACGTCGGTGGCCGGATCGAGGTCGACGGCGAGCTGTACGGGACGCTCTGCTTTGCGGCCACGGACCCCCGCGCCCGGGCGTTCACCGACAGCGAGCGCTCGTTCGTCGAACTGGCGGCGCGGTGGCTGGCCTACGAGTTCGAGGAGGCCCAGTACCAGCGACGGCTCGAACGGCAAAACGAGCGGCTAGACAACTTCGCGAGCATCCTCTCTCACGACCTCCGCAACCCCCTGAACGTCGTCCAGGGCCGGCTGGACCTCGCGGCCGAACGGTACGACGACGAGGACCTCGACGCCGCGACCGCCGCCCTGGATCGGACCTTCGACCTCATCGACGACGTCCTCGCCTTCTCGCGGGCGGGCGGGGACGTCCTCGACCCCGAACGCATCGCCCTCCCGGCCGTGGCCGACCGGGCGTGGGCCATCGTCGATCCGGGCGGCGCCACCCTCGACGTCACGCCCGACGCCGGGACGGTGACGGCCGACGAGACGCGCCTCCAGCAACTGCTGGAGAACCTGTTCGCCAACAGTGTGGAGCACGGCTCTACTGACGGCCGGACGCAGTCCGGCGACGGCGTGACCGTCACCCTCGGCCCCCTCGACGGGGACGAGGGGTTCTACGTCGCCGACGACGGTCCGGGCATCCCGCCGGAGCGGCGCGAACGCGTGTTCGAACTGGGACACACCGACGACGATGACGGGAGCGGTCTCGGCCTGGCCATCGTCCGCGAGATCGCGGACGCCCACGGCTGGGAGGTGGTCGTGACCGAGAGCGAGGCGGGCGGCGCCCGCTTCGAGGTCGTCACCGACGCGGCCGGGACCGACCTCCCGGTGACCCCCTGACATTTGTCGTCGGGCCCCGAAGCGCCCCCATGCGCGTCAACGAAGCCGACCTCGACTGGGACGTGACCGAGCGCGACGAGACGTCGTTCCGCCGGAAGCGACTCGCGGCGGCGGCCGGCGGCGACCGACTCGGCTGCTCGCTCTACGAACTCCCGCCGGGCAGGAAGTCCTGGCCCTTCCACTTCCACGCCGGCAACGAGGAGGCCATCTACGTCCTCGCGGGCACGGGCCACCTCCGCACCGACGACGGCACCGAACCCCTGGAGCCGGGCGACTACGCGGCCTTCCCGGTCGGCCCCGAGGGGAGCCACCGCGTCGTCAACGACGGCGACGAGCCCCTGCGGTATCTCGCGCTGTCGACGATGAACCACCCCGACGTGACGGTGTATCCCGACTCCGAGAAGATCGGCGTCTACGCGGGGTCGGCGCCCGGAAGCGACGACTCGCGGACGGTCTCGGG encodes the following:
- a CDS encoding PAS domain-containing sensor histidine kinase; the protein is MIDHESLLARSTDVVSVVDADGVVKYQSPSVERVLGYDQEALLDECLLEYVHPEDREAVRHIFAATDSVGTERDSVEHRFRHADGSWVWLETRRSPDYDADAGGYVSTSRDVTRRKRTERERERLLDRMGDGFLGIDDDWQVTYLNDEAERLLDTSAEALVGEDVRESLEHETPAVFHDQYREAMTTQEPVSFESHVPALDATIEVRVFPSPTGLSVYFRDVTEARRIKRELERTVETLHGLHEIAAATDLTLAEKQSRLLETGRRHLDLPYGFVTRMTDDKQVIVDAVGDHSLLRAGNSCPIEESYCRKTLETDGLLAIRDAADAGWEDDPAYERFDLGSYVGGRIEVDGELYGTLCFAATDPRARAFTDSERSFVELAARWLAYEFEEAQYQRRLERQNERLDNFASILSHDLRNPLNVVQGRLDLAAERYDDEDLDAATAALDRTFDLIDDVLAFSRAGGDVLDPERIALPAVADRAWAIVDPGGATLDVTPDAGTVTADETRLQQLLENLFANSVEHGSTDGRTQSGDGVTVTLGPLDGDEGFYVADDGPGIPPERRERVFELGHTDDDDGSGLGLAIVREIADAHGWEVVVTESEAGGARFEVVTDAAGTDLPVTP
- a CDS encoding MFS transporter translates to MSQLSSGGWDERHTALSVCVGSYFAVRLAQLLVSPVVPSLRETFGVTSGTVGAVLTGMWLVYAVTQLPSGAAGDRYGPRRVVLAALACTAVGAVALAAAPSLLAFAAFALLLGAGAGLYYTPATALLTDRFDATGGVIGVHRVGGQVAGLAAPVLATLLGARFGWRGVVGSGALVAAALVAVVVAGREGERPTATTDGGRTVDPRALVGVLSRPPVAFAVFLAVVGEFAALATVSLLPVFLVDHHGLSMARAGLLFSAYFVVVAAFQPVSGRASDLVGRETVVAVLFAAGAAGYATLALTTRLALAAPAVALVGAAMAWGPPVQSRAVDALADAERGVGFGLFRTGYILLGALGPLVVGSTADAAGWAVAVGLLAGLLGLTAAVLVLDRLVARKRRPLGSSAFGLFVAAQDGDGGGGPA
- a CDS encoding heterodisulfide reductase-related iron-sulfur binding cluster, whose protein sequence is MPVLQTVTRETFWTIGPVGEAAFYYLAAVAVLVFLYGVYARVRTYAAAPADPFDRLDDLPGRVARATRLLLTNEAQFDRDVYAGVMHTFIVWGFLTLLIGTTILAVDMDVWTKLLGRDSFFVGDFYLSYSLVMDAMGLLFVVGVGMALWRRYGVRDPRLWGKHTDLEDDAFVWTLFVLGVGGYVVEALRILGTGFPAFETVSFVGYGLALAGRAAGVAPGTAEAVYTVAWWSHALLALGFVALLPYAKPVHMLTSMANVVTRDGKAGKRLPGVPADADPADIGTGSVDDFTWRELLDQDACTTCGRCSSVCPAEEVGRNLDPRDVILDLKAYRERRAAGEGEDLPIVADGGESVIAAESMNACLSCMACMDACPVDIEHVRQFTGMNRRLTESGQMDPHVQDAMMNAFQQGNVFGDPARKRPEWTDALDFEVPDAREESVELLWYVGDYPSYDDRNRRVARSLARIFEAADVSYGILYEDEANDGNDVRRVGEEGLYEMLVEDNAAAVADAEFEEIVCTDPHSYNTFTHEYPEMAAEFDYPVSHYTEVVERLVREGRLDVPASLDRTVTYHDPCHLGRMNDVYEAPRDLVCATGATLAEMPRNRSDSFCCGGGGGGVWTEVEEEVKPSEERLREAVADTAGDVESFVVACPMCTTMFEDGRKTGGFEDDVEILDLTELLVEAMDADAPAVAD
- a CDS encoding CPBP family intramembrane glutamic endopeptidase — its product is MSLTPEPPPASLERRRIAVFCLVAFGLSWTVGLAIYLTGGLRDSPVLLGTPRITLAVALLATGYMWGPAVANAVTRVVTDEGWTDLRLRPRRAEWPVWVVAWVAPVALVLVGVGAYALLLPAHLDPTLGTLRSALGLPAGAPLPASPPVLVGLVVAQALLVAPVVNAPFAFGEEFGWRGYLLPKLLPLGWRRAVLVSGAVWGVWHWPVIAMGYNYGLDYPGAPWTGLLAMTWFTVVVGAFLAWVTIRAGSVWPAVVGHAVVNGVGGLGVLLVSGNPTPLLGPAAVGVVATLGWAAAAVAVLRRDEEPERR
- a CDS encoding biotin transporter BioY codes for the protein MTATTDSVELVGEEVTGNVARAVLFAAATSATAPVDMVHPLAPNVPITLQTLWVYLAGIVLGPLWAGVAFTLYLLAGLIGLPVFAGGNAGLGVILGPTGGFLIGFPLGAMTIGAVAHGTDGLTAPGEVPVPRLVLALLAGTAVVYAAGAVGYAVVQAIGLVAAVSAVVVPFLPVAGLKMAGTVAIVRSEAIVAR
- a CDS encoding conditioned medium-induced protein 4; protein product: MDDETAELRDIFLDATGEETVTERQAESRGSLVDADDPEAVDARLRDLVRTMRERYDFETELRTDAYVRLIREFYDGDDDAALADALDVSTETVRRARLDCHLVRDADRANEDAAVRETEREATRANDRFRDAFAELLTDADLEGRLASDSREDGLREAAEDIETDVSF
- a CDS encoding energy-coupling factor ABC transporter ATP-binding protein, yielding MTIAVEDYTYRYGDDVLAVDGVSLTVDDGEFLVLAGANGSGKTTLVRGFNGLLTPAEGSVRVNGRPVDDDPVAARSSVGMVFQNPRDGFVAATVGADVAFGPENLGLARADIDRRVADALDAVRMAGRGEERIDELSGGERERVAIAGALAMEPDHLVLDEPFTGLDWAARQSVLERLRALHADGVGVVVVTHDLRDVAALADRTVVLADGTIALDSADPAPDDLTALGVRPP
- a CDS encoding energy-coupling factor transporter transmembrane component T family protein gives rise to the protein MIRYVAGDTPVHRLDPRTKLFVQAAVAVAAFAHTTPRGLALLTAFVAGVCWLAATPVLASLRSYRAFLPFLVAGPAVEGATLGAPWFVPADAVAPALASYRVVLLLLVSTAYIRTTRVRESRAAIQWLLPGRPGVVLGAGVGFVLRFLPVLRDDLSTIRQAMDARLGSERSLRERIRLIGVTGLRRVFVRADRFALALQARCFAWNPTLPELDPTWRDWPALLVGVGALAWAVW